From Dreissena polymorpha isolate Duluth1 chromosome 15, UMN_Dpol_1.0, whole genome shotgun sequence, a single genomic window includes:
- the LOC127860203 gene encoding prefoldin subunit 2-like, translating to MASKKQSQEQVIAGFQELRQQQRQIVGKVSDIEMDMKEHELVIETLKEVDENRRCFRLVGGVLVERTVKDVLPALVNNKEQMGKVVENLNKSLEQKGLEINKYRETHNLKIKGEESKEPEKQGHGQDTSKAGGVLVAKNS from the exons ATGGCGTCAAAGAAACAATCACAAGAGCAAGTTATTGCTGGTTTTCAAGAACTGAGACAGCAACAAAGGCAAATTGTTGGCAAAGTATCAGACATTGAGATGGACATGAAAGAACACGA GCTGGTGATTGAGACACTGAAGGAAGTAGATGAGAACAGGAGATGTTTCCGATTGGTTGGAGGCGTCCTGGTAGAGAGAACTGTGAAAGATGTCCTCCCAGCCCTTGTTAATAATAAAGAGCAG ATGGGAAAAGTTGTAGAGAATTTAAACAAATCTCTCGAACAAAAGGGACTTGAAATTAACAAATACAGAGAGACCCACAATTTGAAAATCAAGGGTGAAGAGTCAAAGGAGCCCGAGAAGCAAGGTCACGGTCAGGATACCTCCAAGGCTGGTGGGGTCCTGGTGGCCAAGAACAGCTGA